GTTCGTGCCTAACTATTTTTACAATATTACCCTTTTCATCATATCTGACCAATCTAGGATTAATCGGATGAGTTAGCCTCTCGCCAAGTTCGGCCACAACTAGCTTAACTACTTTTATTGTTGAAAAAGAATATCTTTCTGGCATAAGGGTATTATATCATAATATACCCACTTTTATCTTTTGTTACGCAAGTTCTAAATACAAAACCACCATAGGTTAATGTTTCATCAGTTACACCGGGAGCATTTTTATGTGTGCACATATATTGAACTTTACTCAAATATAAATTAGATCTGATCTTTCTTGCAGGGCACGTTGAAGGATCAATATTACATTCAACTAAAGTTAGTCCTTTGGTTTTGAATTTTGGCGACTCTTCTGTCATTTTAGGGGATTGTACTGTTAATCTAATCCAAAAACAATTAGAATAAGAAGTTATGAAAATACCACGCGCGATTAGCTCACTAATAGAGTCATTTGAACGTCTTCCTGGAATTGGTCCAAAATCAGCTCAAAGATTAACTTACTACCTACTTCATGTGCCTCAAAGAGAATTGGATGATTTTGGTAAGAATTTATCTAATTTAAAGAAAAATACTGTTCTTTGTACCATTTGTAAAAACGTTGCTGAACAGGACCCTTGTAGCGTCTGTGACAATGAATCAAGAGACGGAGAAACATTATTAGTTGTTGAACAACCTTTAGACTTAATAGCTTTTGAAAGAAGTGGTAAATATAAAGGTTTATACCATATTTTACATGGTGCTATTAACCCTCTGGATAATATTGGACCTGACGAAATATATATTGAAAGCTTGTTATCTAGAATTAGTGATAAAAAATCAAAAATAACTGAAGTAATTATAGCTACTAATCCAACTA
This bacterium DNA region includes the following protein-coding sequences:
- the recR gene encoding recombination mediator RecR, which translates into the protein MKIPRAISSLIESFERLPGIGPKSAQRLTYYLLHVPQRELDDFGKNLSNLKKNTVLCTICKNVAEQDPCSVCDNESRDGETLLVVEQPLDLIAFERSGKYKGLYHILHGAINPLDNIGPDEIYIESLLSRISDKKSKITEVIIATNPTMEGEATAMYLKKQISTLDSNLKVSRLGMGIPTGADLEYADDVTLTQALEGRREL